Below is a genomic region from Methanomethylovorans hollandica DSM 15978.
ACAAGGTATTTTAAAACCTGCAGCTCCTGCAATCCACATTGCAGGTAGTTCGAATAATGCATGAGGAATTATAAGTGCCATAGCTTTTGTAATTGAATAATACTGAAATGCACTTGCTGTAGCTGCTCCAAATATCAATCCATTTGTAAACAAGTTTAGTACTGTTATCGATCCAAGAAAAATAGACCCAAAAAGCAGATACAAAAGTACGAGTCCATTTCTCTGAATTAACATGATCGTTGTTAAATGATCATTTCCCGGAGTAAACATTTCATTGACATAACTTGTGTTTTGTGTATCCGAGAAATGATACAAAGAAAAGATGGCAACAATAGTTCCTAAAAGAAATGTTCCAAATGAAGCCCA
It encodes:
- a CDS encoding stage II sporulation protein M, whose protein sequence is MAILSLARRNKSLLWASFGTFLLGTIVAIFSLYHFSDTQNTSYVNEMFTPGNDHLTTIMLIQRNGLVLLYLLFGSIFLGSITVLNLFTNGLIFGAATASAFQYYSITKAMALIIPHALFELPAMWIAGAAGFKIPCELIRYITNKKEYFLNRNEITDFLLLAGTSFALVVVAAFIEANVTQKIAEILFA